Proteins found in one Coleofasciculaceae cyanobacterium genomic segment:
- a CDS encoding sulfotransferase domain-containing protein, with protein sequence MSKNIALNSIVPKTTIINAIPETERSLKQYEQEFIQLCQEINQLKGNLKLKYNELAILQENIADKKKIISQINTQAKKLNDIRLNLPNFLIIGAQKGGTTWLHENLKRHPQIFLPQGRKELEFFSYYQKKLADHGLGYYLKYFNRFDDVIQTKKFKAIGEATPSYFWSTNPRRKWTHPPNRYFNEQIPESVFNILSSDIKLILCLRDPVERAISAYFHHIQRDRITYESQSIFDVGHLYGIIDMGFYSQHLNAWLKKFSLKNFKVLIYERDIKQNKQQTIENICGFLGVDPQLFPPSTNLDKYHNRGLQYSIEAEGVYLICPENSDRTIVITQDELHQLRQIYRADYLSLQKTLNLDLSEYWKFD encoded by the coding sequence ATGTCAAAAAATATTGCTTTAAATTCCATAGTACCTAAAACGACTATCATCAATGCAATACCAGAAACTGAGCGTTCTCTAAAGCAATATGAACAGGAATTTATCCAGTTATGCCAAGAAATTAATCAGCTTAAAGGCAATTTGAAACTCAAATACAACGAATTAGCCATTCTTCAGGAAAATATTGCTGATAAAAAAAAAATTATATCTCAAATAAATACTCAAGCTAAAAAACTCAACGATATTAGGCTGAATTTACCCAATTTTTTGATTATAGGAGCGCAGAAAGGAGGTACTACCTGGCTACATGAAAACCTCAAACGACATCCTCAGATCTTTTTACCTCAAGGGAGAAAAGAATTAGAATTCTTTAGTTATTATCAAAAAAAACTTGCCGATCATGGTTTAGGTTATTACTTAAAATACTTTAACCGCTTTGATGATGTAATTCAGACAAAAAAGTTTAAAGCAATTGGTGAAGCCACGCCTAGTTATTTTTGGTCAACCAACCCTCGTCGTAAATGGACACATCCGCCGAATAGATATTTTAACGAGCAAATACCTGAGTCTGTATTTAATATTTTAAGTTCAGATATAAAGCTAATCCTTTGTTTAAGAGATCCTGTTGAAAGAGCAATATCTGCTTATTTTCATCATATACAGCGCGATCGCATCACTTATGAATCACAAAGCATATTTGATGTTGGTCATTTATACGGCATTATCGACATGGGTTTTTATAGCCAACATCTTAATGCCTGGCTAAAAAAGTTTTCCCTAAAAAACTTTAAAGTATTAATTTACGAAAGAGATATTAAACAGAACAAACAGCAAACCATTGAAAATATTTGTGGTTTTTTAGGTGTAGATCCTCAACTATTTCCTCCCTCCACTAACTTAGATAAATACCATAATAGAGGACTACAATATTCCATTGAAGCCGAGGGAGTATATTTAATATGTCCTGAGAATAGCGATCGCACAATCGTGATTACACAAGATGAATTACACCAACTAAGGCAGATATATCGTGCTGATTATTTATCTTTGCAAAAAACTTTAAATCTAGATTTATCTGAGTACTGGAAGTTTGATTAA
- a CDS encoding sulfotransferase — translation MSQTKPNFLCIGAQKAGTTWLYNILRHHPDIWMPPMKEIHYFDYLHLKQIDWPRKRMQQLQTALGQFIKGKFDYQKLEFLAKMAVTEKFDDDYYLSLFKNADRKIVADITPDYSALNDRGFAHISQLLPEAKIIFIMRNPIKRAWSQAVMQKRKDIANNKNISHQEWIQVLNNSRNYRFSNYIETVELCKNHFARENRLFLIYDDICFHPLKSLERICNFLEIDYEENIFADYVSQKFNASPKYKIPFQVESFLQQKLEIQSSFVQKTFAPASFKM, via the coding sequence ATGTCCCAAACAAAACCCAACTTTCTTTGTATTGGCGCACAAAAAGCTGGCACTACCTGGCTATATAATATTTTGCGGCATCACCCTGATATTTGGATGCCACCCATGAAGGAAATACATTACTTTGATTATTTGCATCTCAAACAGATTGATTGGCCAAGAAAACGTATGCAGCAACTGCAAACTGCCCTCGGTCAATTTATTAAAGGAAAATTTGATTATCAAAAGCTTGAATTTCTTGCCAAAATGGCAGTAACGGAAAAGTTCGACGATGATTATTATTTATCTTTATTTAAAAATGCAGATCGTAAAATTGTTGCTGATATAACGCCAGACTATTCAGCATTAAACGATCGAGGTTTTGCTCATATTTCTCAGCTTTTACCAGAAGCAAAGATAATCTTTATTATGCGTAATCCCATCAAAAGAGCCTGGTCGCAGGCTGTAATGCAAAAACGCAAAGATATCGCTAACAACAAAAATATTAGCCACCAAGAATGGATTCAAGTACTTAATAATAGTCGTAACTATCGATTCTCTAACTATATAGAAACAGTCGAGCTATGTAAAAACCATTTTGCCAGAGAAAATCGATTATTTTTGATCTACGATGACATTTGCTTTCATCCCCTAAAAAGTTTAGAAAGAATTTGTAACTTTCTCGAAATAGATTATGAGGAAAATATTTTTGCTGATTATGTAAGCCAGAAATTTAATGCTAGTCCTAAATATAAAATTCCTTTTCAAGTAGAATCTTTTCTTCAGCAAAAGCTAGAGATTCAAAGTAGCTTTGTGCAAAAAACTTTTGCTCCAGCTAGCTTTAAAATGTAG
- a CDS encoding ribonuclease Z has translation MEITFLGTSSGVPTRSRNVSSVALRLPQRAEVWLLDCGEGTQHQLQRSDLKSSQIRRIFVTHMHGDHTFGLIGLIASCGLAGTGQPIDIYGPEGLKEYLYAAAKYSYMNFGSRLKIHTVKTGLLYEDDEFSVSCQLLKHRIPAHGYRIAEKDRPGMFNLEKAKSLGIPPGPIYGKLKQGQVVTLEDGRKINGKDLCGQPETGRKVVYCTDTVFCDAAVELAQDADVLIHEATFAHQDAEMAFEKMHSTTTMAAQVALLAGVKQLIMTHFSPRYAPGNPIQLDDLKQEARAIFPNTKLAYDFYSYEVPRRREEKVKIGAISKK, from the coding sequence GTGGAAATAACTTTTTTAGGTACAAGTTCTGGAGTACCAACGCGATCGCGAAATGTGTCCAGTGTAGCCTTACGCCTTCCCCAGCGCGCCGAGGTGTGGCTATTGGACTGTGGCGAAGGAACGCAACATCAGCTTCAGCGTAGCGATCTTAAAAGCTCTCAAATTCGACGCATCTTTGTGACTCATATGCACGGCGATCATACCTTTGGTTTGATCGGGTTAATTGCTAGCTGTGGCTTAGCTGGTACTGGTCAACCGATAGATATTTATGGGCCAGAGGGTCTAAAAGAGTATCTCTACGCTGCGGCTAAATACTCCTATATGAACTTTGGTTCTCGCCTCAAGATTCATACTGTCAAAACTGGTTTACTATACGAAGACGATGAATTTAGCGTTAGCTGTCAGTTATTAAAACACCGTATTCCTGCTCATGGCTATCGTATTGCCGAAAAAGACCGTCCAGGAATGTTCAATTTAGAAAAAGCCAAATCTTTGGGTATTCCCCCTGGCCCGATTTATGGCAAATTAAAACAGGGACAGGTAGTTACTTTAGAAGATGGTCGTAAAATTAACGGCAAAGATCTTTGCGGTCAACCAGAAACGGGTCGCAAAGTAGTTTACTGCACCGATACAGTATTTTGCGATGCTGCGGTAGAACTGGCTCAAGATGCAGATGTCCTGATTCATGAGGCTACATTTGCCCATCAGGATGCAGAGATGGCATTTGAAAAGATGCACTCCACTACTACTATGGCAGCCCAAGTAGCCTTACTAGCAGGGGTAAAGCAATTGATTATGACTCACTTTAGCCCCCGTTATGCTCCAGGAAATCCGATTCAGCTCGATGATTTGAAGCAAGAAGCAAGAGCAATTTTTCCCAATACTAAGCTGGCTTATGATTTTTATTCTTATGAAGTGCCACGGCGCCGAGAAGAAAAGGTAAAGATTGGTGCTATTAGTAAGAAGTAG
- a CDS encoding DUF3769 domain-containing protein yields the protein MLQLSLLAAELPDIKKKASFLPDRVSPSSQQNLLITGRSYLITQERQGEAQFQIPIDEKFQPSIPVDAVEVIEVIADRQEYDQKRKIITAEGNVVMRFAQSVMTSDSLEINLTDRLAVARDNVVLKRGEQVLRGEKFEYDLVADRGVILNAGGEIYQPSLNQDTDFDRRLVSSPTILDRALSDRLIDNQPLTDVTAAEGIGTTIGSQGIDLIGSGNNIDGGTINRLRFEAEKVDFETDTWTAKNLRLTNDPFSPPELELRAATATFQQLDSLRGKLTTEKSRLVVDDSLTIPLLVGAFAFDSRPTRPGLFNLAFDGDERGGLYIERTLNIINSQQFNWEITPQYFWQRALFPTTFSFSESDEGGLFNSDVFGLNSQINAYFTPRTDLDSSLSLTSFDFNDIESNLRANVGLQQRIGNLSNPYKFALEYNFRDRLFNGSLGFQTVRSSIGGVLTSPQIAIGNTGVTLDYQGSIQNVSADTDRQDLLAANRDSDRINLTRYQAAAFLNKNFSIWRGEALPSTKEQGLRYTPVPVVPYLDLFTGVSGVGSFYSNSDSQLSLEGSIGIQGQVGHFSRSWLDYTGFKLSYSQNLRGDESPFLFDRLVDRQIISFGITQQIYGPIRLGYQTSFDLKDNDTISTDYLLEYSRRTHNIVLRYNPVLEIGSFSLRISDFNWQGNPRPFREQGITPVIQGVEQ from the coding sequence TTGCTGCAATTATCTTTATTAGCTGCGGAGTTGCCAGATATCAAAAAGAAAGCGAGTTTCTTACCCGATCGCGTCAGTCCATCATCGCAGCAGAATTTATTAATTACGGGTCGTTCTTATTTAATTACTCAAGAGCGTCAAGGAGAAGCACAATTTCAAATACCTATAGATGAAAAATTTCAACCATCCATTCCTGTAGATGCGGTGGAGGTAATTGAAGTAATTGCCGATCGCCAAGAATATGACCAGAAAAGAAAAATAATTACTGCCGAGGGTAACGTAGTCATGCGTTTTGCTCAATCTGTAATGACTAGCGATAGCCTGGAGATCAATTTAACTGACCGTTTGGCTGTGGCTAGAGATAATGTGGTTCTCAAACGCGGGGAACAAGTTCTGCGGGGCGAAAAGTTTGAATATGATTTAGTTGCAGACCGAGGAGTTATTTTGAATGCGGGGGGCGAAATCTATCAACCTAGTCTTAATCAAGATACAGATTTTGATCGACGGCTAGTATCATCACCAACAATTTTGGATCGAGCCTTAAGCGATCGCCTAATCGATAACCAGCCTTTAACCGACGTTACGGCAGCAGAAGGCATCGGCACAACGATTGGCAGCCAGGGAATCGATCTGATTGGCAGCGGCAACAATATTGATGGTGGCACAATTAATCGTTTGCGGTTTGAAGCCGAAAAGGTTGATTTTGAAACAGATACTTGGACAGCCAAAAATCTTCGCCTGACTAACGATCCTTTTTCTCCACCTGAATTGGAATTACGCGCCGCAACAGCAACTTTCCAACAGCTAGATTCTCTAAGGGGTAAATTAACTACCGAGAAATCTCGCCTCGTAGTTGACGATAGTTTGACTATACCTCTATTGGTTGGTGCGTTTGCCTTCGATAGTCGTCCAACACGCCCAGGATTATTTAACCTTGCTTTTGACGGGGATGAAAGAGGAGGATTATATATTGAACGCACCTTGAACATTATCAATAGCCAACAGTTTAACTGGGAAATTACCCCACAATATTTTTGGCAGCGCGCGCTGTTTCCTACCACTTTTAGCTTCAGTGAATCTGACGAAGGCGGTCTGTTTAATTCAGACGTATTTGGCTTAAATAGCCAGATAAACGCTTATTTTACGCCAAGAACAGATTTAGATAGTAGTTTAAGTCTGACCAGCTTTGATTTTAATGATATTGAGTCTAATTTACGCGCTAATGTAGGACTACAGCAGAGAATAGGCAACCTCAGTAATCCCTACAAATTTGCTTTAGAATATAATTTCCGCGATCGCCTGTTTAATGGTTCTTTAGGTTTTCAAACGGTCAGAAGTAGCATTGGGGGAGTTCTCACTTCACCTCAAATAGCAATTGGCAATACTGGCGTAACTTTGGACTATCAGGGGTCAATTCAAAATGTTAGTGCCGACACCGACAGACAAGACTTATTAGCTGCAAATCGAGACAGCGATCGCATTAACCTAACGCGCTATCAAGCAGCAGCGTTTCTCAACAAAAACTTTTCTATTTGGCGGGGAGAAGCATTACCCAGTACTAAAGAACAAGGATTACGCTACACTCCTGTTCCTGTAGTTCCTTATCTAGACTTGTTTACTGGAGTTTCGGGGGTGGGTAGTTTTTATAGCAATAGCGATTCACAACTGTCTTTAGAAGGAAGCATCGGTATTCAAGGTCAAGTAGGTCATTTTTCCCGTTCTTGGCTTGACTATACGGGATTTAAGTTAAGCTACTCCCAAAATCTTCGTGGCGATGAATCTCCTTTTCTCTTTGATCGCTTAGTAGATCGCCAAATTATATCTTTTGGCATTACTCAACAAATTTATGGTCCAATTCGTTTGGGATATCAAACTTCTTTCGATCTAAAAGATAATGATACGATTAGCACCGACTACCTCTTAGAATATAGCCGACGGACGCATAATATAGTCTTGCGCTATAATCCCGTACTAGAAATTGGTTCATTTAGTTTGCGGATCAGTGACTTTAACTGGCAGGGAAATCCGCGTCCTTTTAGAGAACAAGGTATTACTCCAGTAATTCAAGGAGTTGAGCAGTAA
- a CDS encoding amino acid ABC transporter ATP-binding protein — MNQSDSIIVAQDVEKWYDNNFHVLKGVNLEVKKQEVVVIMGPSGSGKSTFIRTFNALEPYQKGSITVDGIKLSNDLKNIEAIRREVGMVFQQFNLFPHLTVLQNITLAPVWVRRNSKAKAESIAMQLLEKVGILEQAHKYPGQLSGGQQQRVAIARALAMQPKVMLFDEPTSALDPEMVREVLDTMRSLASEGMTMVCVTHEVGFAQEVSDRIVFMDEGMVVEVATPKEFFNNPQQDRSKKFLSQIL, encoded by the coding sequence ATGAATCAATCAGACTCAATTATCGTTGCTCAGGATGTTGAGAAGTGGTACGACAATAATTTTCATGTTCTCAAAGGTGTAAATTTAGAGGTCAAAAAGCAAGAAGTCGTGGTGATTATGGGCCCGTCTGGTTCGGGAAAATCGACTTTTATTCGCACTTTTAATGCCCTTGAGCCTTATCAAAAAGGTAGTATCACTGTTGATGGGATTAAATTATCTAACGATTTGAAAAATATTGAAGCCATACGCCGTGAAGTTGGCATGGTGTTTCAACAGTTTAATTTATTTCCCCATTTAACCGTTCTGCAAAACATTACCCTCGCCCCAGTCTGGGTACGGCGTAACTCTAAAGCTAAAGCTGAATCAATTGCTATGCAGCTGCTAGAAAAAGTAGGCATTTTAGAACAGGCGCATAAGTACCCAGGACAGCTATCGGGGGGACAACAACAGCGGGTAGCGATCGCTCGGGCTTTGGCAATGCAGCCTAAAGTAATGCTGTTTGATGAACCAACCTCGGCATTAGATCCAGAAATGGTGCGGGAAGTTCTAGACACGATGCGGAGTTTGGCTAGTGAGGGGATGACGATGGTGTGCGTAACTCATGAAGTCGGTTTTGCTCAAGAAGTCAGCGATCGCATTGTCTTTATGGACGAAGGGATGGTTGTGGAAGTTGCTACCCCTAAAGAGTTTTTTAATAACCCTCAACAAGACAGAAGTAAAAAGTTTTTATCGCAGATACTCTAG